The Flexivirga oryzae DNA window CCATCCAGTCGATGTCCAGGTGGGTGAGGTTGTTGATCAGCCCGAACTGCTGGTTGAACATCGACCCCCAGACCAGCGCGGACACGAACACCGGGACGGCGTAGGGCAGGATCAGCAGCGACCGGTAGATCCCGCGACCACGGATGCGGGCGTCGTTGAGCAGCAACGCGAGCAGCATCCCGAAGACGAACGTGGTCAGCACCGACAGCGCCGCGAACGCGACGTTCCAGATGAAGATCTTCAGGAAGCCACCGCGGATGGTGTCGTCGGTGAAGATCGTCTTGAAGTTGTCGAGACCGACGTTCTCCTTCCAGCCGACCGGAAGTGGCTGTCCCTCACCGCTTTTCGGCACCCACTGGGCGTCCTTGGCGACATACACCTGTTTGGTGGACGTGTCGGTGATCGTGTCGGCCTTCTTGTCCCACACCAGGGTCGGTTTGCCCTCGTACGCGGCGGCGAAGCCGCTGGCCTTGATGCCGCCGCCGTCCTTGGTCGGCACCGCGAACTGGCCGAGATCCTTGCGCTTGTTCGCCTGCAACAGGTTGAGCGTCGTGTATCCGTCGGCCTTGACGATCTTGCCCGCCTGCACGGTCACGGTGTCCTTGGCGAGAGGCTTCAGCCCGGACTTGTCACCGACATACGTCTGACCCTTCTCGTCGGTCAGCAGGAAGTAGAGGTCACCGGTGTTGATGTCCTGCCCCGCCTTGACGGCGACCGAGAGGGTGTATGTCGGCGAGCCCGCGACCTGCTGCACCGAGTAGGCGATGTCCTGCCGGGTCGCGTCCTCCTTGGAGGCGAGGTGCCCCTGACCGTAGTTGGTCAGCGACGTCGCGGCGGTGTAGACGATCGGCCAGACCTGCAACCCGACCAGGAGCACGACCCCGAAGAAGAGGTACTTGGCGGGTACGGCGCGGCGGGTGCCGTACACCAGCAGCCCGCACATCGCGACGAACGCGACACCGATCACCGCGAGCGTGTGTCCGGCGTCGGCCAGTTTGGTCGCGACGTAGAAGGCGAGGACGACGCCGAGGACGATCAGTCCCCATTTGGCGACGTGCGCCCACCACGGCGTGGTCACCGGCGGCAGGCCGGTCAGCGACTCCTCGCGGGTGGTTGTGGTTGCAGCCATGTGAACTCCGGACGGGTGCGGGGGACGGTGCGTATCTGTTGGGTTCGGTGGCCGCGACCCTGACACCAGGGTCGCGGCCACCGAAGTGCATCAGCCCTTGGCGATGTTCTTGACGATCTCCTGCTGGGCCTTGTCGAAGCGCGCCTTCGGCTGGCTCTTGCCGGAGACGACATCGGCCATGGCCTGGCCGAGCGGACCCCACACGGAGTTCATCGCGGGGATGTTCGGCATCAGCTTGCCGCCCTTGGCCGCGGCCGCCCACTTGGCGACGTCGGGGTCGGACTTGACGACGTCGTCATACGCGGCGGTGAGGGCCGGCGGGCGCTGGCCCACCTTGAAGAGCGTCTCCTGCGCGGACTTGGTGGTCAGGAAGCTGGTCACGAACGTCTGCGCGACGGTCGCGTTCTTGGCCTTGGAGGACACGAAGAACATCTGCACGCCGAGGAACGGCTGCATCGCGCCGCAACCGGCCACGGTCGGCAGCGGGTCGATGGAGTACTTGATCCCCGCCTTCTTGAAGGCCGGGATCGACCACGGGCCGGTGATCTCGAACGCGGTCTTCTTGGTGGCGAAGAGCGTGTCGGAGTTGGTGGAGTCGATGTTGGTCGACAGT harbors:
- a CDS encoding ABC transporter permease subunit, whose translation is MAATTTTREESLTGLPPVTTPWWAHVAKWGLIVLGVVLAFYVATKLADAGHTLAVIGVAFVAMCGLLVYGTRRAVPAKYLFFGVVLLVGLQVWPIVYTAATSLTNYGQGHLASKEDATRQDIAYSVQQVAGSPTYTLSVAVKAGQDINTGDLYFLLTDEKGQTYVGDKSGLKPLAKDTVTVQAGKIVKADGYTTLNLLQANKRKDLGQFAVPTKDGGGIKASGFAAAYEGKPTLVWDKKADTITDTSTKQVYVAKDAQWVPKSGEGQPLPVGWKENVGLDNFKTIFTDDTIRGGFLKIFIWNVAFAALSVLTTFVFGMLLALLLNDARIRGRGIYRSLLILPYAVPVFVSALVWGSMFNQQFGLINNLTHLDIDWMGSAWGARAAILITNLWLGFPYMFIVCTGALQSLPGDVLEAAKIDGASAWRTLRSVTGPLLLVAVGPLLIASFAFNFNNFGLIQLLTQGGPFNSGNASIGSSDLLITYAYRLALGGTTPNYGLAGAVAIIIFALVALMSFPGFLRSKQLEEVN